In a genomic window of Mastacembelus armatus chromosome 3, fMasArm1.2, whole genome shotgun sequence:
- the LOC113138039 gene encoding tetraspanin-18-like — protein MEGDCLSCMKYLMFIFNFFIFLGGSFLLGVSVWVLVDPMGFREIVAANPLLFTGVYVILAMGSMLFLLGFLGCCGAIRENKCLLLFFFMLILFIFLAELAAAILAFLFREHLTREYFTRELKRHYQGHNNTDVFTSTWNAIMTTFDCCGVSGPEDFEESLFRLLSPNKMVPEACCQRNSHPGDMSVEQCVSGSVAFRHNKGCYSAMVDYFETYIYTAGALAIVVLTIELFAMVFAMCLFRGIQ, from the exons AGTACCTGATGTTCATCTTCAACTTCTTCATCTTT CTGGGTGGCTCTTTCCTGCTGGGTGTCAGTGTTTGGGTGCTGGTGGACCCGATGGGCTTCAGGGAGATTGTGGCAGCCAACCCCTTGCTGTTCACCGGGGTCTACGTCATCCTGGCCATGGGCAGCATGCTGTTCCTGCTGGGCTTCCTGGGCTGCTGCGGGGCCATCAGGGAGAACAAATGTCTCCTGCTGTTT tttttcatgctcatcctcttcatcttcctggCTGAACTGGCAGCTGCCATCCTGGCTTTCCTCTTCAGGGAGCAC TTAACCAGAGAGTATTTCACCAGGGAGCTGAAGCGTCACTACCAAGGTCACAACAACACAGACGTCTTTACCTCCACATGGAACGCCATCATGACCACG TTCGATTGCTGTGGGGTAAGCGGGCCCGAGGACTTCGAGGAGAGCCTCTTCAGGCTCCTCAGCCCCAACAAGATGGTCCCTGAGGCCTGTTGCCAGAGGAACAGTCACCCGGGAGACATGAGTGTGGAGCAGTGCGTGAGCGGCAGCGTGGCCTTCAGACACAACAAG GGCTGTTACTCTGCAATGGTGGACTACTTCGAAACATACATCTACACAGCAGGAGCTCTGGCTATTGTGGTGCTGACAATCGAA CTCTTCGCCATGGTGTTTGCAATGTGTTTGTTCAGAGGCATCCAGTAA